One genomic region from Pseudanabaena sp. FACHB-2040 encodes:
- a CDS encoding Rne/Rng family ribonuclease: protein MPKQIVIAEQHRTAAVFSEDQIQELIVATGTHQVSDIYLGTVENVLPGIDAAFINIGDSERNGFMHVSDLGPLRLKRSAGSITELVAPQQKVLVQIMKEPTGNKGPRLTGNITLPGRYLVLMPFGRGVNLSRRIRSENERSRLRALAILIKPAGMGLLVRTEAEGVAEKAIIEDLEMLQRQWENVQQQALATRPPALLNRDDDFVQRVLRDVYSSDVNRIVTDSHTGMKRVKQYLASWSEGKLPTGVLIDHHRDRTPLLEYFRVNAAIREALKPRVDLPSGGYIIIEPTEALTVIDVNSGSFTRSATSRETVLWTNCEAATEIARQLRLRNIAGVIIVDFIDMDSRRDQLQVLEHFNKAIRSDKARPQISQLSELGLVELTRKRQGQNLYELFGRLCPTCGGLGHLVHLPGENAEEVQPLVQETGRSYTPVANRTPAAVQPVVRDTPREVRGEELEPFQDLQELDLVNHPSYQERTGRGNRRRRRREPLPTRSNGGRDGATAKEIPPPAAAPVVPEPVAAPAAAVEEEKLPVRTGRSRSGNGRHEKKPVAAPQVVAVEMTPDEQRIYAMMGISPLVLANQELTDPKNTTIAVVLPGEAASFSAPEIAEAPAPVVADGEIEKPVRRQRKQATETPEPEEVSPTSVSVEAESSAFAEASPTHTEPTAQIDSVTPAETVTPAESIETQETQASEEESDANVRRRRRRRSSATATNQ from the coding sequence ATGCCGAAGCAAATAGTTATTGCTGAGCAGCATCGAACAGCTGCCGTTTTTTCTGAAGATCAAATCCAGGAACTTATTGTTGCAACGGGAACCCACCAAGTCAGCGACATCTACCTGGGCACGGTTGAGAATGTCTTGCCAGGTATCGATGCAGCTTTTATCAATATTGGTGATAGTGAGCGCAACGGGTTTATGCATGTCTCTGACTTGGGACCTCTGCGCTTAAAACGCTCTGCCGGTTCGATTACGGAGTTGGTGGCTCCCCAGCAGAAGGTGCTGGTTCAGATCATGAAGGAGCCCACCGGCAACAAAGGACCTCGCTTAACCGGCAACATTACTCTTCCTGGCCGATACCTAGTACTGATGCCGTTTGGTCGAGGGGTCAATCTCTCTCGCCGAATTCGTAGTGAGAATGAACGTAGCCGCCTGCGGGCTTTAGCCATTTTGATTAAGCCCGCAGGTATGGGGCTTCTAGTCCGAACGGAAGCTGAAGGTGTGGCCGAAAAAGCCATCATTGAAGATCTCGAGATGCTGCAGCGGCAGTGGGAAAATGTCCAGCAGCAGGCTTTGGCGACTCGTCCTCCAGCCCTGTTAAATCGAGACGACGACTTTGTTCAGCGAGTCTTGCGAGACGTCTACAGTTCAGACGTCAATCGTATCGTTACCGATTCTCACACGGGCATGAAGCGGGTCAAGCAGTACCTGGCTAGCTGGAGTGAGGGTAAGCTGCCAACCGGCGTTTTGATCGATCATCACCGAGACCGCACTCCCCTACTTGAGTACTTCCGGGTCAATGCTGCCATTCGCGAAGCCCTCAAGCCTCGAGTTGACTTGCCCTCTGGCGGGTATATCATTATTGAGCCGACTGAAGCGCTTACGGTAATTGACGTTAACTCTGGCTCTTTTACTCGGTCAGCGACCTCTCGGGAGACGGTGCTATGGACCAACTGTGAAGCAGCCACTGAAATTGCCCGGCAGCTACGTTTAAGAAATATAGCTGGGGTGATTATCGTTGACTTCATCGATATGGACTCGCGGCGCGATCAGCTTCAGGTTTTAGAACACTTTAACAAAGCTATCCGCTCTGATAAGGCCAGACCTCAGATTTCTCAGCTTTCGGAATTAGGGTTAGTGGAGCTGACCCGGAAGCGCCAGGGTCAGAACCTATATGAGCTCTTTGGAAGACTCTGTCCTACCTGTGGTGGTTTAGGTCATCTGGTGCATTTGCCCGGAGAAAATGCTGAAGAAGTGCAGCCTTTGGTTCAGGAGACCGGAAGAAGCTACACTCCGGTTGCCAATCGGACCCCAGCTGCAGTGCAGCCGGTTGTGCGAGACACCCCCCGCGAGGTCCGAGGGGAGGAGCTAGAGCCCTTCCAGGATTTGCAAGAACTGGATCTGGTCAACCATCCCAGCTATCAAGAGCGCACAGGGCGAGGCAATCGACGGCGGCGGCGGCGGGAACCCTTACCCACACGCAGCAATGGTGGTCGCGACGGAGCCACCGCCAAAGAAATTCCACCTCCAGCAGCAGCGCCAGTGGTGCCAGAGCCAGTAGCGGCTCCAGCAGCAGCAGTGGAAGAAGAGAAGCTGCCTGTACGAACCGGACGAAGCCGGAGTGGCAACGGTCGTCATGAGAAAAAGCCCGTAGCGGCCCCTCAAGTTGTCGCTGTTGAGATGACGCCAGATGAGCAGCGCATTTATGCCATGATGGGCATTTCTCCTCTGGTCCTGGCTAATCAAGAGCTGACTGATCCAAAGAATACGACTATTGCGGTGGTGCTTCCAGGCGAAGCGGCTTCCTTCTCTGCCCCAGAAATCGCTGAGGCTCCAGCCCCTGTGGTAGCTGATGGCGAGATTGAAAAACCGGTACGTCGTCAAAGAAAGCAAGCCACTGAGACTCCAGAACCTGAGGAAGTTAGCCCAACATCAGTTTCTGTTGAAGCTGAGAGTAGTGCCTTTGCAGAAGCTTCGCCAACACACACTGAGCCAACGGCGCAGATTGATTCGGTGACGCCAGCTGAGACTGTAACGCCAGCTGAGTCTATAGAGACACAAGAGACACAAGCCTCTGAAGAGGAGTCTGATGCTAACGTCCGTCGCCGCCGTCGTCGTCGTTCCTCTGCAACTGCTACTAATCAGTAG
- a CDS encoding ribonuclease HII — protein MADPAQDTCRAAGVDEVGRGALFGPVVAAAVILSDASACELISLGVRDSKQLSPTRRQVLAVAIQQLAVDCKIGLASVQEIDRLNILQASLLAMKRAILQLDPAPSLCLIDGNQRVPDLPMSQQTIVKGDQQNCAIAAASILAKVWRDTLITRLASRYPGYDLAANKGYGSLKHRQALATLGPSPQHRLSFRPCQIAALHPEQLSPLPRSSS, from the coding sequence ATGGCCGATCCGGCACAGGACACCTGCAGAGCAGCGGGAGTAGATGAGGTAGGGCGAGGCGCTTTATTTGGTCCTGTGGTTGCAGCTGCAGTCATACTGTCTGACGCTTCTGCCTGTGAGCTGATTAGCCTAGGGGTTAGGGACAGCAAACAACTCTCCCCAACCCGCAGGCAGGTTTTGGCTGTAGCGATCCAGCAGCTAGCAGTTGACTGCAAGATTGGTCTGGCTTCGGTTCAAGAAATTGATCGCCTGAATATTTTGCAGGCGTCTTTGCTGGCTATGAAGCGGGCGATCTTACAACTTGACCCGGCTCCGAGCCTTTGTTTGATCGACGGCAATCAGCGAGTACCTGACCTGCCAATGTCGCAGCAAACAATCGTAAAGGGGGACCAGCAGAATTGTGCGATCGCAGCCGCCAGCATCCTTGCCAAAGTCTGGCGTGACACCTTAATCACCCGCTTAGCAAGCCGTTATCCTGGGTACGACTTAGCCGCTAACAAGGGCTATGGCAGCCTTAAGCATCGGCAGGCGCTAGCGACACTGGGCCCTTCCCCACAGCATCGCCTCTCTTTTCGCCCCTGTCAGATCGCGGCTTTGCACCCTGAACAGCTGTCTCCGCTGCCTAGAAGCAGCAGCTAG
- a CDS encoding polysaccharide deacetylase family protein, which translates to MPKKWGKFLVGIGIGGLLLGAATPFAEIFQGGVGKPQGLNSALMEFTASPGVEAFPSSVSNERACRTQSLLEGQQPPTSSSLPTAVPVMGLGSLQALVRLGANQIEGLQWPQIDEQARLARVPIVMYHDVLAEKEVSFDVTPEQLENHLKAIQAQGLTPVSLDQVVQHLRTGLPLPEKPILLTFDDGYVGHFEQAYPLLKQYQMPAVFSVFPGKLNGEIVGRSTVTWEQLKEMAADPLITIASHSVTHPPNLTQLSDEDLWREVADSKAQLEAQLGMPIKYFTYPAGHYDERVTAAVSQAGYLAALTMREENEQFAGASESLLTIERFGQSNLEQLLDQAWGGASRPQRLAAGTFDFSAPIEASEIVQEDNTLVLITGGHPVTVHADSRYQVPEIVAKTNAIAAVDGGFFSLKYLDSNVMIGPVLSQSSRRFVPGNGSENPLLNGRPLVLITPDAVKFIPFDAARHNTLSGLHQAAKGVTDAFVGAAWLVKDGEPQPANSFGTLFDYDANRHRAFWGINTAGQPVVGVSQSRVDSVTLGRLLAEAGLQDAIMLDSGASTSLAFRGESLVGYEPRPVPHVVALIPPEKVDGLCPLRMEDGVQEAAEAVGTAP; encoded by the coding sequence ATGCCAAAGAAATGGGGCAAATTCTTAGTTGGCATTGGCATTGGGGGGCTGCTGCTGGGGGCTGCGACTCCCTTTGCGGAGATTTTTCAAGGGGGAGTAGGTAAACCACAGGGCCTTAACTCGGCGCTTATGGAATTTACGGCGTCTCCAGGCGTGGAAGCATTTCCATCTTCTGTTTCTAACGAGCGGGCCTGCCGAACTCAAAGCCTTTTGGAGGGGCAACAACCTCCTACCAGCTCTAGTTTACCTACGGCTGTTCCAGTAATGGGTTTAGGGTCGCTGCAGGCACTGGTTCGTCTTGGGGCTAACCAGATTGAGGGATTGCAATGGCCCCAAATTGATGAGCAGGCTCGGTTGGCTCGGGTACCGATTGTGATGTACCACGATGTACTAGCTGAAAAAGAGGTTTCCTTTGATGTCACGCCGGAGCAGCTAGAAAATCACCTCAAGGCAATTCAGGCGCAGGGATTAACGCCCGTTAGCTTAGATCAAGTGGTGCAACATCTGCGTACAGGACTACCGCTGCCTGAAAAGCCGATTTTACTCACCTTTGATGATGGCTATGTGGGCCATTTTGAGCAGGCTTACCCGCTCCTAAAGCAGTACCAGATGCCAGCAGTGTTCTCGGTTTTCCCCGGCAAGTTGAATGGGGAAATCGTGGGTCGTTCTACGGTTACTTGGGAGCAACTGAAGGAGATGGCTGCTGATCCGCTGATAACGATCGCATCTCATAGCGTAACCCACCCGCCCAATTTGACCCAGCTGTCGGATGAGGATCTGTGGCGAGAGGTGGCAGATTCAAAGGCGCAGCTAGAGGCGCAGCTTGGTATGCCAATTAAGTACTTTACCTACCCTGCTGGACACTACGACGAGCGGGTAACGGCAGCGGTCTCCCAGGCTGGTTACCTGGCTGCTCTCACCATGCGTGAGGAGAATGAACAGTTTGCTGGAGCTTCTGAATCTCTGCTGACCATTGAGCGGTTTGGGCAATCTAATTTGGAGCAGTTGCTAGACCAGGCTTGGGGCGGAGCTTCACGCCCTCAGCGCCTTGCCGCAGGAACTTTTGACTTTTCTGCCCCAATTGAGGCCAGTGAGATTGTTCAAGAGGACAATACTTTGGTGCTGATTACAGGAGGACACCCTGTTACAGTTCATGCTGATAGCCGTTATCAAGTGCCTGAGATCGTGGCTAAGACGAATGCGATCGCAGCTGTAGACGGGGGCTTCTTCTCTCTCAAATACCTAGACTCTAACGTCATGATTGGCCCGGTACTGAGCCAGAGCAGTCGGCGATTCGTTCCAGGCAACGGCAGCGAAAATCCCCTGCTCAATGGTCGCCCCCTGGTGCTGATTACGCCAGATGCGGTTAAGTTCATACCCTTTGATGCGGCTCGTCACAATACCCTAAGCGGCTTACATCAGGCCGCAAAGGGGGTGACAGATGCGTTTGTGGGAGCAGCCTGGCTGGTTAAAGACGGAGAGCCGCAGCCTGCAAATAGCTTTGGCACCCTGTTTGACTACGACGCCAATCGCCACCGAGCATTTTGGGGAATTAATACGGCCGGCCAGCCTGTTGTTGGGGTGTCTCAGTCGCGAGTAGATTCCGTCACCCTGGGCCGTCTGCTCGCAGAGGCGGGCCTCCAAGATGCGATCATGCTTGACTCGGGAGCCAGCACGTCATTGGCCTTTCGAGGCGAGTCTCTGGTGGGCTATGAGCCTCGCCCAGTGCCTCACGTCGTCGCCTTGATTCCACCTGAGAAGGTTGACGGCCTCTGTCCATTAAGGATGGAGGATGGGGTTCAAGAGGCGGCTGAGGCTGTAGGGACTGCTCCCTAG
- a CDS encoding DUF1997 domain-containing protein, with amino-acid sequence MPIRFSASQSVIIPVHDQPLPIQHYLKQPQRLVKALIDPSRMQILDLELFRLSMRSFDFMTVHIQPVVDLKVWNGPQGGLCLKSLKCQICSNEDINRRFHLSLDGFLAPTTHCGETRLEGTARLVVDVDLPPALWLTPRTLLETTGNGLLKSVLLTIKQRLSRQLLVDYYAWVKSQEEKSSTVISRTAMGSSHV; translated from the coding sequence ATGCCCATTCGATTTAGTGCCTCTCAATCAGTAATAATTCCAGTACATGATCAGCCCCTGCCGATTCAGCACTACCTTAAGCAGCCACAACGCTTGGTGAAGGCTTTGATCGATCCGAGTCGGATGCAGATTCTAGATTTGGAGCTGTTTCGTCTCAGTATGCGCTCTTTTGATTTTATGACGGTGCATATTCAGCCTGTCGTGGATTTGAAGGTATGGAATGGACCTCAAGGAGGGCTCTGCTTGAAGTCTCTGAAGTGTCAGATCTGCAGCAATGAGGACATCAATCGGCGATTCCACTTGTCTCTTGATGGGTTTCTAGCGCCAACTACCCACTGTGGTGAAACTCGGTTAGAAGGCACGGCGCGCTTGGTAGTTGACGTGGATTTACCCCCGGCTCTATGGTTAACGCCGCGTACACTTCTAGAAACTACTGGCAACGGGTTGCTCAAGAGTGTTTTGTTAACCATAAAGCAGCGGCTGTCTCGGCAACTCTTGGTTGACTACTATGCCTGGGTCAAGAGCCAGGAGGAAAAATCTTCTACGGTGATCTCACGAACGGCTATGGGTTCTTCCCATGTCTAG
- the pheA gene encoding prephenate dehydratase: MTLSLAYLGPRGTYTETAAVAYCTWLQRKTSKSVTLQAYPSIFQAIKATATGETVLSIVPVENSIEGGVTVTLDTLWQLDHLRIQHALVLPIAHVFVSQAQDISAVDLVYSHPQALAQCQQWIEKNVPQAKLVPASSTTEALQHLRENPNAAAISSERAAELYQLPILAEGLNDYADNCTKFWVLGLTPAKSGGHTFLAFSLPVNAPGALLKPLQIFAKYSINLSRIESRPTKRSLGDYLFFVDLEAGITTDATQTALNELTTCTETLKTFGSYTFLPLEELRSGQIES; this comes from the coding sequence ATGACTCTATCTCTTGCCTATCTAGGGCCTCGAGGTACTTATACAGAAACGGCAGCAGTAGCTTACTGCACCTGGCTCCAGCGAAAAACTAGTAAGTCCGTCACCCTGCAAGCGTACCCCAGCATCTTTCAAGCCATCAAGGCAACCGCAACCGGGGAAACAGTCCTGTCAATTGTTCCAGTAGAAAATTCTATTGAAGGGGGAGTCACTGTCACACTTGATACCCTATGGCAGCTAGATCACCTACGAATTCAACATGCCTTAGTCCTACCCATTGCCCACGTCTTTGTCTCCCAGGCCCAAGATATTTCAGCAGTTGATCTGGTCTACTCTCACCCCCAGGCTCTTGCCCAATGCCAACAGTGGATTGAAAAAAATGTTCCACAAGCCAAATTGGTGCCTGCCAGTTCAACGACAGAAGCCCTTCAGCATTTGAGAGAAAACCCAAACGCCGCTGCAATTTCCTCAGAGCGAGCCGCTGAGCTTTATCAGCTGCCCATACTAGCCGAAGGCCTCAATGACTATGCCGACAACTGCACCAAGTTTTGGGTGCTAGGGCTTACGCCAGCCAAATCTGGAGGCCATACCTTTCTTGCTTTCAGCCTACCCGTCAATGCTCCTGGAGCGCTCCTAAAGCCCCTCCAGATCTTTGCAAAATACTCCATCAACCTCAGTCGCATTGAATCGCGCCCAACTAAGCGGTCGCTAGGAGATTACCTATTTTTTGTTGACTTAGAGGCCGGCATTACCACTGACGCCACTCAGACAGCCTTGAACGAACTGACCACCTGCACCGAGACCCTCAAAACGTTTGGCAGCTATACGTTTCTTCCTCTTGAAGAACTGCGGAGTGGCCAGATAGAATCTTAA
- a CDS encoding LON peptidase substrate-binding domain-containing protein: MTFSSSIGVRELPLFPLPELVLFPGRHLPLHIFEFRYRIMMNTILQSDRRFGVLMLDPVTGEPAKVGCCAEVLHYQRLPDDRMKILTMGQQRFRVLDYVREKPYRVGLVEWLEDDPAERDLHPLASEVDQLLRDVVRLSAKLTSQDIEMPENVPDIPLELSYWVASNLYGVAHEQQALLEMQDTAGRLEREAEILTSTRNHLAARTALKDVLE; encoded by the coding sequence ATGACGTTCTCCTCATCCATAGGTGTTCGCGAGCTACCTCTCTTTCCTTTGCCTGAACTTGTTCTTTTTCCTGGACGGCACCTACCTCTCCATATCTTTGAGTTTCGATACCGCATTATGATGAACACCATTCTCCAGAGCGATCGCCGCTTTGGAGTGTTGATGTTGGATCCGGTAACGGGAGAGCCTGCTAAGGTAGGATGCTGTGCTGAGGTCTTACACTATCAGCGCCTGCCAGATGATCGCATGAAAATTTTGACGATGGGGCAGCAGCGCTTTCGAGTGCTAGATTATGTTCGCGAAAAGCCCTACCGAGTAGGGTTAGTAGAGTGGCTTGAAGATGATCCGGCAGAACGAGACCTTCATCCGCTGGCGTCTGAAGTCGATCAGCTTCTACGAGATGTTGTGCGGCTGTCGGCGAAACTGACTAGCCAAGACATCGAAATGCCTGAAAATGTCCCAGACATTCCCTTAGAGTTGTCTTACTGGGTTGCAAGCAACCTCTATGGTGTAGCCCATGAACAGCAGGCTTTGCTGGAGATGCAGGATACGGCAGGTCGCTTGGAGCGGGAAGCAGAGATTTTGACGTCTACCCGTAATCACTTAGCCGCTCGAACGGCCCTCAAGGATGTTTTAGAATAG
- the rpsJ gene encoding 30S ribosomal protein S10, translated as MATIQQQKIRIRLKAFDRRLLDTSCEKIVDTANRTNATAVGPIPLPTKRRIYCVLRSPHVDKDSREHFESRTHRRIIDIYQPSSKTIDALMKLDLPAGVDIEVKL; from the coding sequence ATGGCAACTATTCAACAGCAAAAAATCCGCATTCGGCTAAAAGCTTTTGACCGCAGACTTCTTGACACCTCTTGCGAGAAAATTGTTGACACTGCGAATCGAACTAATGCGACAGCAGTTGGCCCAATTCCTCTGCCTACCAAGCGACGAATCTATTGTGTACTCCGCTCGCCTCACGTGGACAAAGACTCTCGAGAGCATTTTGAAAGCCGCACTCATCGCCGGATTATCGATATCTATCAGCCTTCGTCTAAAACGATCGACGCGCTGATGAAGCTTGACCTACCAGCAGGTGTTGATATCGAAGTCAAACTCTAA
- the tuf gene encoding elongation factor Tu, giving the protein MAREKFERNKPHVNIGTIGHVDHGKTTLTAAITMALAAAGGAKARKYDEIDAAPEEKARGITINTAHVEYQTEDRHYAHVDCPGHADYVKNMITGAAQMDGAILVVSAADGPMPQTREHILLAKQVGVPSIVVFLNKQDQVDDDELLELVELEVRELLSSYDFPGDDIPIVPGSALKAVEALTTTPALKRGDNEWVDKILKLMDEVDAYIPTPERDIDKPFLMAVEDVFSITGRGTVATGRIERGKVKVGDTVELVGIRDTRNTTVTGVEMFQKILDEGMAGDNVGLLLRGVQKADIERGMVLAKPGSITPHTQFEAEVYVLKKEEGGRHTPFFPGYKPQFYVRTTDVTGTITTFTADDGTAAEMVMPGDRIKMTVELINPIAIEQGMRFAIREGGRTVGAGVVAKILK; this is encoded by the coding sequence ATGGCACGCGAAAAGTTTGAACGGAACAAACCTCACGTAAACATCGGGACTATTGGTCACGTTGACCATGGCAAAACGACCCTGACAGCCGCTATTACCATGGCGCTGGCAGCAGCCGGTGGGGCTAAAGCTCGTAAATATGACGAGATTGATGCAGCCCCCGAAGAAAAAGCCCGGGGTATTACGATCAACACCGCCCACGTAGAATATCAGACCGAAGATCGCCACTACGCTCACGTAGATTGCCCCGGTCACGCTGACTACGTGAAAAACATGATCACTGGAGCAGCTCAGATGGATGGTGCCATTCTGGTAGTTTCTGCTGCTGATGGTCCCATGCCTCAGACGCGAGAGCACATTCTACTGGCCAAGCAGGTTGGCGTACCTAGCATTGTGGTCTTCCTCAACAAGCAAGACCAGGTCGATGACGATGAACTGCTTGAGTTGGTTGAGTTGGAAGTGCGGGAACTCCTGAGCTCCTACGATTTCCCTGGCGATGATATTCCTATTGTCCCTGGCTCTGCCCTAAAAGCAGTTGAAGCACTGACCACTACTCCTGCCCTCAAGCGAGGCGACAACGAGTGGGTCGATAAAATCCTGAAACTTATGGATGAAGTCGACGCTTATATTCCCACTCCTGAGCGAGACATCGATAAGCCTTTCCTAATGGCGGTTGAAGATGTCTTCTCCATCACTGGTCGGGGCACGGTTGCAACCGGTCGGATCGAGCGGGGCAAAGTTAAGGTTGGCGACACTGTTGAGCTGGTGGGCATTCGCGACACCCGCAACACAACCGTGACTGGCGTCGAGATGTTCCAGAAAATCCTGGACGAGGGTATGGCTGGAGACAACGTAGGCTTGCTCCTGCGGGGTGTTCAAAAAGCCGACATCGAGCGCGGTATGGTGCTGGCTAAGCCTGGCAGTATCACCCCACACACCCAGTTTGAGGCTGAGGTGTATGTGCTTAAGAAAGAGGAAGGAGGCCGTCACACGCCCTTCTTCCCTGGTTACAAGCCCCAGTTCTACGTGCGGACAACCGATGTGACGGGTACGATCACCACATTTACTGCAGACGACGGTACTGCTGCAGAAATGGTCATGCCTGGTGACCGTATCAAGATGACAGTTGAACTCATTAACCCAATTGCAATTGAGCAGGGAATGCGATTTGCAATTCGGGAAGGGGGTCGGACTGTAGGTGCTGGCGTTGTTGCCAAGATCCTCAAGTAA
- the fusA gene encoding elongation factor G, with protein MARSTPIERVRNIGIAAHIDAGKTTTTERILFYSGVVHKIGEVHEGTAVTDWMEQERERGITITAAAITTSWRDHQINIIDTPGHVDFTIEVERSMRVLDGVIAVFCSVGGVQPQSETVWRQADRYKVPRIAFVNKMDRTGANFYKVYNQVRDRMKANAVPIQIPIGAEDHFQGVIDLVHMRARIYHDDLGQNVEDTEIPEDMRELAAEYRAKLIEAVAETDDALMEKFFEGEELTETEIMLALRKGTVTGTIVPMLCGSAFKNKGVQLLLDAVVEYLPAPTEVPPIQGILPSGETAERPADDGEPLAGLAFKIMADPYGRLTFIRVYSGILQKGSYVYNATKDKKERISRLIVLKADDRIEVDELRAGDLGAAIGLKDTFTGDTICDPAHPIVLESLFVPEPVISVAVEPKTKQDMDKLSKALQSLSEEDPTFRVSIDPETNQTVIAGMGELHLDILVDRMLREFKVEANIGAPQVAYRETIRKAVKAEGKFVRQSGGKGQYGHVVVKVEPNEVGTGFEFVSKIVGGTIPKEYISPAEQGMKEACESGILAGYPVIDLKVTLVDGSYHEVDSSEMAFKIAGSMAIKEAVMKASPVLLEPTMKVEVEVPEEFLGDVMGDLNSRRGQIEGMGAESGLAKVTANVPLAEMFGYATDIRSKTQGRGIFSMEFSRYDEVPRNVAESIIAKNKGNA; from the coding sequence GTGGCACGAAGTACTCCGATTGAGCGCGTCAGGAATATCGGGATTGCAGCTCACATCGATGCGGGGAAGACCACTACAACTGAAAGAATCCTGTTCTACTCAGGAGTTGTTCACAAAATCGGTGAGGTTCATGAAGGGACCGCTGTGACCGATTGGATGGAGCAGGAGCGTGAACGCGGCATCACCATCACGGCTGCTGCCATTACTACCAGCTGGCGCGATCATCAAATCAATATTATTGATACCCCTGGGCACGTTGACTTCACAATTGAAGTTGAGCGCTCAATGCGGGTGCTGGATGGGGTCATTGCTGTCTTTTGTTCTGTCGGAGGAGTTCAACCTCAGTCCGAGACAGTCTGGCGGCAAGCAGATCGGTACAAAGTACCGCGTATTGCCTTTGTCAATAAGATGGATCGAACGGGGGCCAACTTCTATAAGGTCTACAACCAGGTTCGCGATCGCATGAAGGCGAACGCAGTTCCCATTCAAATCCCTATTGGAGCCGAAGACCATTTCCAAGGGGTGATTGACCTGGTACATATGCGTGCCCGAATTTATCACGACGACTTAGGTCAAAACGTCGAAGACACCGAGATCCCCGAAGATATGCGGGAGCTGGCTGCTGAATACCGAGCCAAGTTAATTGAAGCAGTAGCCGAGACTGATGATGCGCTGATGGAAAAGTTCTTTGAAGGCGAAGAACTAACCGAGACTGAGATTATGTTAGCGCTTCGGAAAGGCACCGTCACAGGCACCATCGTACCGATGCTTTGCGGCTCTGCTTTCAAAAACAAAGGCGTGCAGCTGCTCCTAGATGCCGTTGTTGAGTACTTGCCAGCCCCCACGGAAGTGCCTCCTATCCAAGGCATTCTACCTAGTGGGGAGACAGCTGAGCGGCCTGCTGACGATGGTGAGCCGTTAGCAGGCTTGGCCTTCAAAATTATGGCTGATCCCTACGGCCGGCTGACCTTTATTCGGGTTTACTCAGGTATTCTGCAAAAGGGCAGCTACGTTTACAACGCAACCAAAGATAAGAAAGAGCGCATTTCTCGGCTGATTGTGTTGAAAGCCGACGATCGCATTGAAGTCGACGAACTTCGGGCTGGTGACCTAGGTGCTGCTATTGGCCTAAAAGACACCTTTACTGGAGATACAATCTGCGATCCGGCTCATCCTATTGTCCTAGAATCGCTCTTTGTTCCTGAGCCCGTCATCTCAGTGGCCGTTGAGCCTAAGACGAAGCAGGATATGGACAAGCTGTCCAAAGCCCTGCAGTCTCTGTCCGAGGAAGATCCAACTTTCCGGGTCAGCATTGACCCCGAAACTAATCAGACAGTGATTGCCGGTATGGGCGAACTTCACCTAGATATTCTCGTAGACCGTATGCTGCGAGAGTTTAAGGTAGAAGCTAACATCGGTGCTCCTCAAGTGGCCTACCGAGAGACAATCCGCAAGGCTGTTAAGGCTGAGGGCAAGTTTGTTCGGCAGAGCGGTGGCAAAGGGCAATATGGTCACGTAGTTGTCAAGGTTGAGCCGAACGAAGTCGGCACTGGCTTTGAGTTCGTGTCTAAAATTGTGGGCGGTACTATACCCAAAGAGTACATCTCCCCTGCCGAGCAAGGCATGAAAGAAGCCTGCGAATCTGGTATCCTAGCTGGGTACCCGGTGATTGACTTGAAGGTTACACTCGTTGATGGGTCTTATCATGAAGTAGATTCATCTGAGATGGCCTTTAAGATCGCAGGCTCCATGGCGATAAAAGAGGCTGTAATGAAAGCTTCTCCAGTTCTTTTGGAGCCTACGATGAAAGTTGAGGTCGAAGTTCCAGAAGAGTTTCTGGGAGATGTTATGGGGGACCTCAATTCCCGCCGCGGCCAAATTGAGGGCATGGGAGCGGAGAGCGGCTTAGCTAAAGTGACAGCAAATGTTCCTTTGGCCGAGATGTTTGGTTATGCCACTGACATCCGCTCAAAAACGCAGGGTCGAGGCATATTTTCGATGGAGTTTAGCCGCTATGATGAGGTTCCTCGCAATGTGGCTGAGTCTATCATCGCTAAAAACAAAGGGAACGCTTAG